In Blastopirellula sp. J2-11, a single genomic region encodes these proteins:
- the cls gene encoding cardiolipin synthase yields MEWIREIGLFALCAHSIGVLTAINAIMKTRTSQGAIAWAITLFMFPYVAVPAYWIFGRNRFHGYVEARRSENRGVQHMTSTLRGAAGEFIISDEMPYELKTFENLAEFPFSRKNSIRLLVNGEATFDAIFAAIATAEKYVLVQFYILRDDELGRALQQQLIDRAKAGVHVSVLYDEIGSYGLSRNYVAELREAGALIVPFHTTKGRGNRFQLNFRNHRKIVVVDGQTAYVGGHNVGDEYMGRDPKIGPWRDTHVELRGPAVQAVQRSFLEDWNWATHELPPVEWIPEPSDDDQQVLVVPTGPADDIERCTLFFVQAINMAQKRVWIASPYFVPDPPVIAALQLAAIRGCDVRIILPERPDHILVYLSAFSFIAEAAPSGVRFFRYEPGFLHQKVVLIDDHFAAVGTANLDNRSFHLNFEIMIAAADHQFASEVAQMLEEDFEQCREAHADELAQQSYAFRLTVALSRLMAPIQ; encoded by the coding sequence ATGGAGTGGATTCGAGAGATTGGGCTGTTCGCCCTCTGCGCCCATTCGATCGGCGTACTGACGGCCATCAACGCGATCATGAAGACGCGCACCTCGCAGGGGGCGATTGCCTGGGCGATCACGCTGTTCATGTTTCCTTATGTTGCGGTTCCCGCCTATTGGATCTTCGGACGTAATCGCTTTCATGGGTATGTCGAAGCGCGTCGTAGCGAGAACCGCGGCGTCCAACACATGACCAGCACGCTGCGCGGAGCCGCCGGCGAGTTTATCATTTCGGATGAAATGCCCTATGAATTGAAGACGTTCGAGAACCTGGCTGAGTTTCCCTTCAGCCGCAAGAACTCGATCCGGCTGCTGGTCAACGGCGAAGCGACCTTTGACGCGATCTTCGCCGCGATCGCGACGGCCGAAAAATATGTCCTCGTGCAGTTCTATATCCTCCGCGATGATGAGTTGGGGCGAGCGCTGCAGCAACAGTTGATCGATCGCGCCAAAGCCGGCGTTCATGTATCCGTCTTGTATGACGAAATTGGTAGTTACGGGCTCTCTCGCAACTATGTCGCCGAACTCCGAGAAGCGGGGGCTTTGATCGTACCGTTTCATACGACCAAAGGACGCGGCAATCGCTTTCAGCTCAATTTTCGTAATCATCGCAAAATCGTGGTCGTCGATGGGCAAACAGCCTATGTCGGCGGGCACAACGTCGGTGACGAGTATATGGGGCGCGACCCGAAGATCGGTCCATGGCGCGATACGCATGTAGAGCTGCGCGGGCCTGCCGTACAAGCCGTGCAACGTTCGTTTCTGGAAGACTGGAACTGGGCGACGCACGAACTGCCGCCGGTTGAATGGATCCCAGAACCCTCCGACGATGACCAACAGGTGTTGGTTGTGCCGACAGGCCCGGCTGACGATATTGAGCGCTGCACGCTCTTTTTCGTCCAAGCGATCAACATGGCGCAAAAGCGGGTTTGGATCGCAAGTCCTTACTTTGTGCCTGACCCGCCGGTCATCGCCGCGTTGCAGTTGGCGGCGATCCGAGGATGCGATGTTCGCATTATCTTGCCAGAGCGTCCTGATCACATCTTGGTTTACTTGTCGGCTTTCTCCTTTATCGCCGAAGCGGCGCCCAGTGGAGTTCGCTTCTTTCGGTATGAGCCTGGATTCTTGCACCAAAAGGTGGTGCTGATCGACGATCACTTTGCCGCAGTCGGCACGGCGAACCTCGACAATCGTTCGTTTCATCTTAATTTTGAAATCATGATCGCGGCCGCCGATCATCAGTTCGCCTCCGAAGTCGCGCAAATGCTGGAAGAAGACTTCGAGCAATGCCGCGAAGCTCACGCAGATGAGTTGGCGCAGCAGTCGTATGCATTCCGACTGACCGTCGCTTTGTCTCGATTGATGGCCCCTATTCAGTAG
- the typA gene encoding translational GTPase TypA, producing the protein MRRDDIRNIVIIAHVDHGKTTLVDCLLKQSGQFRDSQLSSERILDSNDQEKERGITILAKNIALPFKGVKVNIIDTPGHADFGGEVERVLSMADGALVLVDAAEGPMPQTRFVLSKALECKLQPIVVINKVDKPDARPMEVVDEVLDLFLALGADDTLADFPYIFASAKEGFASHDPADRSGTMEPLLDMVLQHIPGPEVEPEEPLQILCTTLAWSEFVGRIAIGRIKAGRIKKGQTVAVTKVGDKLQRAKISSVQVFENLGRVDVDSAEAGDVVALCGIEDIDIGDTICDLEKPNGLPRLLVDEPTLEMVFTINTSPFVGKDGKYVTSRNLRDRLYKELERNVALRVRDTASADAFAVAGRGVLHLAVLVETMRREGFELAVSKPQVIMRETDGLKEEPFENLVVEVPSIKMGPVMEMVGERRGEMVEMSPRGDFTQVVFSIPARGLIGIRTKMLNATQGEAIINHRFDSYRPISGDVPRRPNGVLISNSTGKAVGFSLFNLQDRSELFIRPGEELYEGMIVGENARNEDMVVNPIREKKLTNMRASGSDENIVLKPPRQMSLEAALEYIEDDELVEVTPNFIRLRKMTLKEADRRRTGRKG; encoded by the coding sequence ATGCGTCGCGACGACATTCGCAACATCGTAATTATCGCCCACGTCGACCACGGCAAAACGACCTTGGTTGACTGCCTGCTCAAGCAAAGCGGCCAGTTCCGTGACAGCCAATTAAGCAGCGAGCGAATCCTCGACTCGAATGATCAAGAAAAAGAGCGTGGCATCACGATCTTGGCCAAGAACATCGCGCTCCCCTTCAAGGGCGTGAAGGTCAATATCATCGACACCCCAGGTCACGCCGACTTTGGGGGCGAAGTCGAACGCGTCCTCAGCATGGCGGACGGCGCGCTGGTCCTGGTCGACGCGGCCGAAGGCCCGATGCCGCAGACGCGGTTTGTGCTGTCCAAGGCGCTGGAATGCAAACTGCAGCCGATCGTGGTCATTAACAAGGTCGACAAGCCTGACGCGCGGCCGATGGAAGTGGTCGACGAAGTGCTCGATCTCTTCTTGGCGCTCGGCGCCGACGACACGTTGGCTGATTTTCCTTACATCTTCGCCAGCGCCAAAGAAGGCTTCGCTTCGCACGATCCCGCCGATCGCAGCGGAACGATGGAGCCGCTATTGGACATGGTTCTGCAGCATATCCCCGGTCCTGAAGTAGAGCCGGAAGAGCCGCTGCAAATTCTCTGCACGACGCTCGCCTGGTCAGAATTCGTCGGACGTATCGCGATCGGCCGCATCAAGGCCGGACGCATCAAAAAGGGACAGACCGTCGCCGTCACCAAGGTAGGCGACAAATTGCAACGAGCGAAAATTAGCTCGGTGCAGGTCTTTGAGAATCTCGGACGCGTCGATGTCGATTCAGCCGAAGCAGGCGACGTCGTCGCACTCTGCGGTATCGAAGATATCGATATCGGCGATACGATTTGCGATCTCGAAAAGCCAAATGGGCTGCCGCGATTGTTGGTCGACGAGCCGACGCTGGAAATGGTCTTCACCATCAACACGTCGCCGTTTGTCGGCAAGGATGGAAAATACGTCACCTCGCGTAATCTCCGCGATCGTCTCTACAAAGAGCTGGAACGCAACGTCGCGCTGCGCGTACGAGACACTGCTTCCGCCGATGCTTTCGCTGTTGCGGGACGCGGCGTGCTGCACCTGGCCGTGTTGGTCGAGACGATGCGTCGCGAAGGGTTTGAATTGGCGGTGAGCAAGCCGCAAGTCATCATGCGTGAAACCGACGGTCTCAAAGAAGAGCCGTTCGAAAACCTGGTGGTTGAAGTCCCGTCGATCAAGATGGGCCCGGTCATGGAAATGGTCGGCGAACGTCGCGGCGAAATGGTCGAGATGTCGCCGCGCGGCGATTTCACGCAGGTCGTCTTTTCAATCCCGGCTCGCGGCCTGATTGGGATTCGCACCAAGATGCTCAATGCGACGCAAGGAGAAGCGATTATCAATCATCGTTTCGATTCGTATCGCCCGATCAGCGGCGATGTGCCGCGTCGTCCCAACGGCGTGCTGATCTCCAACTCAACCGGTAAAGCGGTCGGCTTTTCGCTCTTCAATTTGCAGGATCGCTCTGAACTGTTCATCCGACCGGGCGAAGAGTTGTACGAAGGCATGATCGTCGGCGAAAACGCGCGCAACGAAGATATGGTCGTCAATCCGATCCGTGAAAAGAAACTGACCAATATGCGCGCCTCAGGCTCGGACGAAAACATCGTCTTGAAGCCGCCGCGTCAGATGTCGCTGGAAGCGGCGCTGGAGTACATCGAAGACGATGAACTCGTGGAAGTGACCCCCAACTTCATCCGCCTGCGCAAGATGACGTTGAAAGAAGCGGATCGTCGTCGCACAGGGCGCAAAGGTTAG
- a CDS encoding sulfatase, whose protein sequence is MPRLALFVGLLGCLLLVADLHADQRPNILLAISDDQSWLDTSIAGSKSAATPNFDQIARRGAYFKNAISASPGCSPSRAALLTGRYPWMIEEAGTHASSFPKKYVVYPDLLEAAGYFVGYTGKGWGPGNFKISGRERNPAGPAYQKRKLAKKPAAGISNNDYAANFADFLADRPADAPFCFWFGATEPHRPYQKGSGEEAGKTLTDATLPPFLPDAEPIRGDLLDYCREIEWFDQQLGAMLKQLEAIGQLDNTIVVVTSDNGMPFPRAKANNYEYGIHMPLAIAWPAKITAGQTIDEVVSLTDLAPTFLAAAGVQSPADDTPPMIGRNLLPRLTGEEEKLTGGAFSSRERHSSSRWNNLTYPQRSLRSARFLLIRNFQPQRWPAGAPQAFTKPGMLGPPHGGYHDIDGSPTLDWMVEHREDAAVAPLFGAAVDRRPAIELYNIQTDPGCLRDLAQARSHKSIRQAMEQLLNGYLSKTGDPRMSDSGDVWESYPRFSPIRDFPKPDWAE, encoded by the coding sequence ATGCCTCGCCTTGCCCTGTTTGTCGGTTTGCTCGGTTGCTTGTTGCTTGTGGCCGATCTGCACGCTGACCAACGCCCCAACATCCTGCTTGCGATCTCGGACGATCAATCCTGGCTTGACACGTCGATCGCCGGCAGCAAGTCGGCGGCGACTCCCAACTTTGACCAGATCGCGCGTCGCGGCGCCTATTTCAAGAATGCGATCTCTGCGTCGCCCGGTTGTTCTCCATCGCGAGCGGCGCTGCTGACTGGGCGTTATCCCTGGATGATTGAAGAAGCAGGGACGCACGCGTCATCGTTTCCGAAAAAGTACGTCGTCTATCCCGATCTGCTGGAAGCGGCGGGCTATTTTGTCGGCTATACCGGCAAAGGTTGGGGCCCAGGCAATTTTAAAATCAGCGGTCGCGAGCGTAATCCGGCAGGGCCCGCCTATCAAAAGCGAAAGCTGGCGAAGAAGCCGGCCGCCGGAATCAGTAACAACGACTACGCGGCGAACTTCGCCGATTTTCTGGCCGACCGGCCTGCGGATGCTCCATTCTGTTTTTGGTTTGGCGCCACCGAGCCGCATCGTCCCTATCAAAAAGGGAGCGGCGAAGAAGCGGGCAAAACGCTTACCGACGCGACGCTGCCGCCGTTTCTGCCCGATGCCGAACCGATTCGCGGGGATTTGCTCGACTATTGTCGCGAGATCGAATGGTTTGATCAGCAGCTGGGAGCGATGCTGAAGCAGTTGGAAGCAATCGGTCAGCTCGACAATACGATTGTCGTCGTCACCAGTGACAACGGCATGCCATTTCCGCGAGCGAAAGCGAATAACTACGAATATGGAATCCACATGCCGTTGGCGATCGCATGGCCCGCGAAAATCACAGCCGGACAAACGATTGACGAAGTGGTCAGTCTGACCGACTTGGCGCCAACGTTTCTCGCTGCTGCCGGCGTCCAATCCCCTGCGGATGATACGCCGCCGATGATTGGACGAAATCTACTGCCGCGACTTACCGGAGAAGAAGAGAAGCTCACTGGCGGAGCATTTAGTTCGCGAGAGCGACATTCGTCGTCGCGATGGAACAACCTTACCTACCCGCAGCGTTCGCTTCGCAGCGCCCGATTTTTGCTGATCCGCAATTTTCAGCCGCAACGTTGGCCGGCGGGGGCTCCGCAGGCGTTCACCAAGCCCGGCATGCTGGGGCCGCCGCATGGCGGATATCACGATATCGACGGCTCACCGACACTCGACTGGATGGTCGAACATCGTGAGGATGCGGCGGTCGCTCCGCTATTTGGCGCCGCCGTCGATCGTCGCCCTGCGATCGAGTTGTACAATATTCAAACCGATCCAGGCTGTCTGCGCGATCTGGCCCAGGCTCGATCCCACAAGAGCATCCGGCAGGCTATGGAGCAGTTGCTCAACGGCTATCTGAGCAAGACCGGAGATCCCCGGATGAGCGATTCCGGCGATGTTTGGGAGTCTTATCCTCGATTTAGTCCAATTCGCGACTTCCCGAAGCCCGATTGGGCCGAATAG
- a CDS encoding FHA domain-containing protein: MHTEVLFDPQVGAPFFEIFSAESGETRKLPIEKFPFSIGRNDSCDYPVESGRVSREHALLLKEGNQYLLRDLNSTNGTFVNGEKITEKVISDGDTLMVADIEFDFHNGNQSQQRQTVTMQMDGGGAAAESGATYFDSLQAFRRWQEIAAVGGVRVDFDGIYDLTSGDPFGFLVRRMIESNVSVDDPISRKILDTECRLTERLQRVHRLRAYSAAEMLPENVCLFLRPESHEIGATSFLDSVAYARDQSPEARRTVIVIPDEAVCELPFFRDFMNELQAIGCETAFAGFHPSKSRFEDYLDLAPDYIEFREMVAREIDDDTALQAGVREVIGVCEEKHIVTIATGVHAEASAQRFRDLGVNMSRGRYRRRDAGQA, encoded by the coding sequence ATGCACACCGAAGTCCTGTTCGATCCTCAGGTAGGCGCACCGTTTTTCGAAATATTTTCGGCGGAAAGCGGCGAGACGCGAAAACTGCCGATCGAAAAATTTCCTTTTTCGATCGGCAGAAATGATTCGTGCGACTATCCGGTGGAGTCAGGACGCGTCTCCCGTGAACATGCGCTGTTGTTGAAAGAAGGAAACCAGTACCTGCTACGCGATTTGAACAGCACGAATGGGACATTTGTCAACGGCGAGAAGATAACGGAGAAAGTCATCTCCGATGGCGACACCTTGATGGTCGCCGACATCGAATTTGATTTCCATAACGGCAACCAGTCGCAACAGCGTCAAACCGTCACGATGCAAATGGATGGCGGCGGGGCTGCTGCTGAAAGCGGCGCGACCTATTTTGATTCGCTACAGGCGTTTCGTCGCTGGCAAGAGATCGCCGCAGTGGGGGGAGTTCGCGTCGATTTTGACGGGATTTATGATCTAACAAGCGGCGATCCCTTTGGATTTCTCGTACGTCGCATGATTGAAAGTAACGTCAGCGTCGACGATCCAATCAGCCGCAAAATTCTGGATACCGAGTGCCGACTAACCGAACGTTTACAGCGCGTGCATCGATTGCGCGCCTATTCGGCGGCGGAGATGCTGCCTGAAAACGTCTGCTTGTTCTTGCGGCCAGAATCGCACGAGATCGGTGCGACCAGCTTTCTCGATTCGGTCGCCTACGCTCGTGATCAATCGCCGGAAGCGCGGCGCACTGTGATCGTTATTCCGGATGAGGCGGTTTGCGAATTGCCGTTCTTCCGCGACTTTATGAACGAACTGCAAGCGATCGGCTGCGAAACGGCGTTCGCCGGCTTTCATCCTTCCAAATCCCGCTTTGAAGACTACCTCGATCTGGCTCCGGACTATATCGAGTTCCGCGAAATGGTCGCACGGGAAATTGACGACGATACGGCGCTGCAAGCAGGAGTGCGCGAAGTGATCGGCGTCTGCGAGGAAAAACATATTGTGACGATCGCGACTGGAGTGCATGCCGAAGCGAGTGCGCAGCGGTTTCGCGATCTGGGAGTCAACATGAGTCGAGGAAGGTATCGACGTCGCGACGCTGGGCAAGCGTAG
- a CDS encoding protein kinase domain-containing protein → MRQRIGAGGYGEVWIAEAPGGLQKAVKFVYGFHDEARAARELKALHRIRSVRHPFLLSLERVEVIDGQLVIVTELADKSLKDRFEECRSEGLPGVPRAELLRYLCDSAEGLDYMSESHSLQHLDVKPENLLIVGDHSKVADFGLVKHLQDVTASMMAGLTPVYAAPEVFHDQPSMQSDQYSLAIVFQEMLTGALPFPGKTPAQLTAQHLSSKPRLNSLPEADRAIIDRALAKDPLQRFRNCREMLQALVAASDSTTVLPSSGATGQQESANTDTKTICAADTRTTDPVAEQAACDQARTLEIGTSGPSPISPLLWDDLPERQVENKGPRTWNTTDCKHRPTLVIGVGGVGVRLAYAIEQKYRDSGKDQGQAWYRAIAVDTDARTMNSMEIPPPLPEATDITRLLIPLRRPQSYRSESARITQSVSRRWLYNIPNSLATEGLRPLGRIAYLDHIDTILQSIGDALDSVAEQSQLTPNAVGGDPRIILMASINGGAGSGIVLDMAFAISNLLQQRGQHLSDLEVMLIHAGPRKADEQDLARANSLACLTELHQILQSQKYPGDPSARIPAIDFRGSRRPVFQLLHWGDELNDGDYDRQIDELSDYLLMRARSRSGGYLDNLHADNAHDDGEAPTVSTFSTYTVPLSSRSATERYSCEVASAVVQRWLGSDESPAGDRRRMAMLNKQDDDGDERQNRFERILQQHVESLVVEENLALDPLLQTMFMMVHNELGADPDEYFRSLLAQEFKQLDQPCDDPVQKSLSVFEFLDQVIGQSATEMESSEKRGVSLRSEIAPKLHALGEVTAQKVIAWLLSHLDQEEFRLQRTRELQTAVDGYFRLLEDKARAMAERLQGEVYRHRQKLLETNFDGADGRSRDRVKKVASDYDAWIKYAHLRTHGVALLGVCQFAQVVRAKILDSNLALKNVEGELRRLANFFDLEVGNLADTSIRAVEPRFHEFLLVADREARARISEEHHGLQNLLVCTRDGTMKAAKMLENICRTVVIRAQTDLSQTASATSLTGAPPCDEIAKALTDCRPRLATLGGSCSVSVFFPCSNIAESDVGTLPTSEGAAGLVPCDVPEVVYCQHVDGTPLREAARMLVDNRPEYRDIASRLHGRIDVNWREL, encoded by the coding sequence GTGCGCCAAAGAATTGGCGCCGGCGGCTACGGCGAAGTATGGATCGCCGAAGCACCAGGTGGACTGCAGAAGGCGGTAAAATTCGTCTATGGATTCCATGACGAAGCTCGCGCCGCTCGCGAATTGAAAGCGCTCCACCGCATTCGGAGCGTCCGGCATCCTTTCTTACTCTCGCTTGAGCGTGTGGAAGTGATTGACGGTCAATTGGTGATCGTGACCGAATTGGCCGACAAAAGTTTGAAAGATCGCTTTGAGGAATGTCGCAGCGAAGGTCTGCCTGGCGTTCCTCGCGCCGAGCTGCTTCGTTATCTTTGCGATTCGGCCGAAGGTCTCGACTACATGAGCGAGTCGCACTCGCTCCAACATCTTGACGTCAAACCCGAGAATCTGCTGATTGTCGGCGATCACTCGAAAGTGGCCGACTTTGGGTTGGTGAAACATCTGCAGGACGTCACCGCATCGATGATGGCGGGACTGACGCCGGTTTATGCGGCGCCTGAGGTGTTTCACGATCAACCGTCGATGCAAAGCGATCAATACAGCCTGGCGATCGTTTTCCAGGAAATGCTGACCGGCGCCCTGCCCTTTCCTGGGAAGACTCCGGCGCAGTTGACGGCGCAGCATCTTAGCAGCAAGCCGCGGCTCAATTCGTTGCCGGAGGCCGATCGCGCGATCATCGATCGTGCGCTTGCCAAAGATCCTCTGCAACGCTTCCGCAATTGTCGCGAGATGCTGCAAGCGTTGGTCGCTGCGTCCGATTCGACGACCGTTTTGCCCTCGTCGGGGGCGACAGGACAGCAGGAAAGCGCCAATACCGATACAAAGACAATCTGTGCCGCTGATACTCGCACCACCGATCCTGTCGCAGAGCAAGCGGCGTGCGATCAGGCGCGCACGCTGGAGATTGGGACTTCTGGTCCGTCGCCGATCTCCCCCTTGCTTTGGGACGATCTGCCAGAGCGTCAAGTAGAAAACAAGGGACCTCGGACCTGGAACACGACGGATTGCAAACACCGCCCGACGTTGGTGATCGGCGTGGGGGGCGTCGGCGTACGTCTGGCTTACGCAATTGAACAAAAGTACCGCGATAGCGGCAAAGATCAGGGGCAAGCCTGGTATCGTGCGATCGCCGTCGATACCGATGCGCGTACGATGAATTCGATGGAGATTCCTCCGCCGCTTCCCGAGGCGACCGACATTACACGGTTGTTGATTCCGTTGCGACGCCCGCAATCGTATCGCAGCGAATCCGCCCGAATCACGCAGTCGGTCAGCCGGCGGTGGTTGTACAATATTCCCAATTCGTTGGCGACCGAGGGGCTGCGGCCGTTGGGGCGGATCGCTTATCTGGATCATATCGATACAATCTTGCAGTCCATTGGCGATGCGCTCGATAGCGTCGCAGAGCAATCCCAGTTAACTCCAAACGCCGTAGGCGGCGATCCCCGCATCATTTTGATGGCGTCTATCAACGGCGGCGCCGGCAGCGGAATCGTGTTGGATATGGCGTTCGCAATCTCCAATTTACTGCAACAGCGAGGACAGCATCTGAGCGACTTGGAAGTGATGCTTATCCATGCTGGTCCGCGAAAAGCGGACGAACAAGATTTGGCGCGAGCGAATAGTCTGGCTTGCTTGACCGAACTGCATCAGATCTTGCAATCGCAGAAATATCCGGGCGATCCCTCCGCTAGAATCCCGGCGATTGACTTTCGCGGTTCGCGTCGACCGGTGTTCCAGCTTCTCCATTGGGGAGACGAACTGAACGACGGCGACTACGATCGACAGATCGACGAGCTCTCTGATTATCTGTTGATGCGCGCTCGCAGTCGTAGCGGCGGCTATCTGGATAACTTGCATGCCGACAACGCGCACGATGATGGGGAAGCCCCGACCGTCAGCACCTTCTCCACCTACACGGTCCCCCTTAGTTCGCGATCCGCGACTGAACGCTACAGTTGTGAGGTCGCCAGCGCCGTCGTTCAACGATGGTTAGGATCGGACGAGAGTCCTGCTGGAGATCGTCGCCGGATGGCGATGCTAAACAAGCAGGATGACGATGGCGATGAACGCCAGAATCGCTTTGAACGGATCTTGCAACAACACGTCGAGAGCCTGGTGGTGGAGGAAAATTTGGCGCTCGATCCCCTGCTGCAAACGATGTTTATGATGGTGCACAACGAACTGGGGGCCGATCCTGACGAATATTTTCGCTCGCTGCTGGCGCAAGAATTTAAACAGCTTGACCAGCCATGCGATGATCCCGTGCAAAAATCGCTCAGCGTTTTTGAGTTTCTCGACCAAGTCATCGGTCAAAGTGCGACCGAAATGGAGTCGTCGGAGAAACGTGGAGTTTCTCTTCGCAGTGAAATCGCTCCCAAGTTGCATGCCCTGGGAGAAGTGACGGCGCAAAAGGTAATCGCTTGGCTGTTGTCTCACTTGGATCAGGAAGAGTTTCGTCTGCAACGGACTCGCGAGTTGCAAACCGCAGTCGACGGTTATTTTCGCTTGTTAGAAGACAAAGCCCGCGCCATGGCGGAGCGCCTACAAGGCGAAGTCTATCGGCATCGGCAAAAATTGCTGGAAACGAATTTTGACGGCGCCGATGGACGATCGCGCGATCGCGTGAAGAAGGTCGCCAGCGACTATGACGCTTGGATCAAATACGCCCATCTTCGCACGCATGGCGTCGCTCTGTTGGGCGTTTGTCAGTTCGCCCAGGTCGTACGAGCCAAGATACTCGATTCCAACTTGGCGTTGAAGAACGTCGAGGGAGAACTGCGGAGACTGGCCAACTTCTTCGATCTCGAAGTCGGGAATCTTGCGGATACGTCCATTCGCGCGGTGGAACCCCGTTTCCATGAATTCTTGCTGGTCGCCGATCGCGAAGCGCGTGCTCGGATCAGCGAAGAACACCATGGACTGCAGAACTTGCTGGTGTGCACGCGTGACGGAACGATGAAAGCGGCGAAGATGCTGGAAAACATCTGCCGCACCGTCGTCATCCGGGCACAAACCGATTTGTCGCAGACGGCAAGCGCCACTTCGCTTACCGGCGCTCCGCCATGCGATGAGATCGCCAAAGCGTTGACCGATTGTCGACCGCGACTAGCGACATTGGGAGGATCCTGCTCGGTGAGCGTCTTTTTTCCATGCTCGAACATCGCCGAATCGGATGTGGGCACGCTACCGACATCCGAAGGCGCTGCAGGCCTTGTTCCATGCGACGTGCCGGAAGTTGTCTATTGTCAGCATGTGGATGGGACGCCGCTCCGCGAAGCGGCTCGGATGTTGGTTGACAATCGACCGGAGTACCGCGATATCGCGTCGCGATTGCATGGCCGAATCGACGTCAATTGGCGCGAGCTGTAG
- a CDS encoding diguanylate cyclase produces the protein MQRRPLRVLLVSPDRSFLRRTAEFLNACRLEAYVAGDADQAEWALASREPDIVVVDSAAPRAAAVLQSSRRDRHTTQAYVYAIVITDSDSPERIFDAIAGGADDVIPRPLRFTELLVRIRAAARSLEVESRLHRRVGRRSASGLGNAGVLLRQLREDLRDAATTGNEVSLVLFDIDYALRFGPDPGFDLIIEQVTSTIRSELLPSYRMCQPSADQLAVMLPNSTATEAYEWGNELRQKIADTEFQHAESTLKLTVSVGVAASADSGPIAEELWENAQERLEFAKNSGGNFVASIRELQAEDTSSGSSHGRLFDGTTTADVLRPSFVQLSTTTPADEVIAAFAKHDLDIAPVIDAQRQFAGAITREVVQNRAARSRELTAAELVDANFPQMESDASFSELVNFFSENPSPCVAILRQGTPLGFVSRDDLALLSEPLDSASYAESSDEIPTTEFYVVSRPQLVEVGPGEGE, from the coding sequence ATGCAACGCCGACCGCTTCGCGTTTTGCTCGTATCGCCAGACCGTTCTTTTCTTCGGCGCACGGCCGAGTTTTTAAACGCGTGCCGGTTGGAAGCGTATGTCGCCGGCGACGCCGATCAGGCCGAATGGGCGTTGGCCAGCCGCGAACCGGATATCGTGGTCGTCGATTCAGCGGCGCCCCGGGCTGCCGCCGTTTTGCAAAGTTCGCGTCGTGATCGGCACACCACCCAAGCGTATGTCTACGCCATCGTGATCACCGACAGCGACTCGCCGGAACGCATTTTCGACGCGATCGCCGGTGGCGCCGACGACGTGATCCCCCGACCGCTGCGGTTTACAGAATTGCTCGTTCGGATTCGAGCCGCCGCACGTTCGCTGGAAGTCGAAAGCCGCCTGCATCGTCGTGTTGGTCGACGTTCGGCGTCCGGATTGGGGAACGCCGGCGTTCTGTTGCGTCAGTTGCGCGAAGATCTGCGCGACGCCGCAACCACCGGCAATGAAGTCAGCCTGGTCTTGTTTGATATTGACTATGCATTGCGATTTGGGCCGGATCCCGGATTTGATCTCATCATCGAACAGGTAACATCGACCATCCGCAGCGAGTTGCTTCCCTCCTACCGGATGTGCCAACCTTCAGCCGACCAATTGGCGGTCATGCTGCCAAATTCCACGGCGACGGAAGCGTACGAATGGGGAAACGAACTGCGTCAAAAAATCGCCGACACCGAATTCCAGCATGCCGAAAGCACGCTCAAACTGACGGTCAGTGTAGGAGTCGCCGCGTCGGCCGATTCGGGCCCCATTGCCGAAGAACTGTGGGAAAACGCCCAGGAAAGGCTCGAATTCGCCAAAAACTCTGGCGGCAACTTTGTCGCTTCGATTCGAGAACTTCAAGCCGAGGATACGTCGAGCGGCAGCTCGCATGGACGGCTGTTTGACGGCACGACAACCGCCGACGTTCTGCGACCTTCCTTTGTCCAACTTTCCACCACAACGCCGGCAGATGAAGTCATCGCCGCGTTCGCCAAACATGATCTTGATATCGCTCCGGTGATCGATGCGCAGCGACAATTTGCCGGAGCTATCACACGCGAAGTGGTGCAAAACCGAGCCGCCCGATCTCGCGAGCTCACAGCGGCGGAACTGGTCGACGCCAATTTTCCACAGATGGAATCGGACGCATCGTTCAGCGAATTGGTCAACTTCTTCTCCGAGAATCCGTCCCCCTGCGTGGCGATCCTGCGTCAAGGAACGCCGCTCGGCTTTGTCTCACGCGACGATCTAGCGCTGCTCAGTGAACCGCTTGATTCAGCGAGCTACGCCGAATCAAGCGACGAGATCCCGACAACGGAGTTCTACGTGGTTAGCCGTCCGCAATTGGTGGAAGTCGGACCAGGGGAAGGAGAGTAA